Proteins encoded together in one Camelina sativa cultivar DH55 chromosome 9, Cs, whole genome shotgun sequence window:
- the LOC104710326 gene encoding ABC transporter G family member 21, whose translation MMPPNEQESSFPKTPGANRHETSPVQENRFSSPSHVIPCLNDDDYDGPSNQSRQSSVLRQSLRPITLKFEELTYSIKSQTEKGSYWFGSQEPKPNRLILNGVSGIVKPGELLAMLGPSGSGKTTLVTALAGRLQGKLSGTVSYNGTPFTSSVKRKTGFVTQDDVLYPHLTVMETLTYTALLRLPKELTRKEKLEQAETVVSDLGLTRCCHSVVGGGLIRGISGGERKRVSIGQEMLVNPSLLLLDEPTSGLDSTTAARIVATLRSLARGGRTVITTIHQPSSRLYRMFDKVLVLSEGCPIYSGDSGRVMEYFGSIGYQPGSSFVNPADFVLDLANGITSDTKQYCDQVDINGRLDRLEEQNSVKQSLISSYKKNLYPSLKEEVSRTFPQDQTITRSGTKSLTNRWPTSWWMQFSVLLKRGLKERSHESFSGLRIFMVMSVSLLSGLLWWHSRVFHIQDQVGLLFFFSIFWGFFPLFNAIFTFPQERPMLIKERSSGIYRLSSYYIARTVGDLPMELILPTIFVTITYWMGGLKPSLTTFLLTLMIVLYNVLVAQGVGLALGAILMDAKKAATLSSVLMLVFLLAGGYYIQHIPGFIAWLKYVSFSHYCYKLLVGVQYSWDEVYECGSGLHCSVMNYEGIKNLRIGNMMWDVLALAIMLLLYRVLAYLALRNL comes from the exons aTGATGCCTCCTAATGAGCAAGAATCTAGCTTTCCGAAAACACCGGGTGCAAACCGACACGAAACTAGTCCGGTTCAAGAAAACCGGTTTAGTTCTCCAAGTCATGTTATCCCATGCCTTAACGACGACGACTACGACGGTCCGAGTAACCAATCAAGACAATCTTCAGTTCTACGTCAATCTTTACGTCCTATAACCCTCAAG TTTGAAGAGTTGACGTACAGTATTAAATCACAAACCGAGAAAGGAAGCTATTGGTTCGGTTCACAAgaaccaaaaccgaaccgatTAATCCTTAACGGTGTAAGCGGTATAGTCAAACCAGGGGAGTTACTAGCAATGCTTggtccatcagggagtggcaaAACTACGCTAGTAACGGCGTTAGCCGGACGTTTACAAGGGAAGCTATCCGGAACCGTTAGCTATAACGGAACCCCGTTTACAAGCTCCGTTAAACGGAAGACAGGGTTCGTTACACAAGACGACGTTCTCTACCCACACTTAACGGTCATGGAGACGCTAACGTACACGGCTTTGCTTCGTTTACCAAAAGAACTAACCCGGAAAGAGAAACTAGAGCAGGCAGAGACGGTGGTTTCGGATCTTGGGTTGACCCGGTGTTGTCACAGCGTAGTAGGAGGCGGGTTGATCCGAGGGATTTCGGGTGGGGAGAGAAAACGGGTAAGTATCGGACAAGAAATGCTTGTGAACCCGAGTTTGTTGCTTCTTGATGAGCCAACGTCGGGTCTTGACTCGACCACTGCGGCACGTATAGTGGCCACCTTAAGATCGCTGGCACGTGGCGGCCGGACGGTGATAACGACCATTCATCAGCCTTCGAGTCGGCTTTATCGAATGTTCGATAAAGTGTTGGTTTTGTCGGAAGGATGTCCGATTTATAGTGGAGATTCGGGTCGGGTCATGGAGTATTTTGGTTCGATCGGTTATCAACCTGGTTCGAGTTTCGTTAATCCGGCTGATTTTGTGCTTGATCTTGCTAACG gAATTACTTCGgatacaaaacaatattgtgATCAAGTCGATATAAATGGAAGATTAGATCGGCTCGAAGAGCAAAACTCAGTGAAACAATCGTTAATATCGTCTTACAAAAAGAACTTATATCCATCTTTGAAAGAAGAAGTTTCTAGAACATTTCCACAAGATCAAACGATCACTAGATCGGGGACAAAGTCATTAACAA ATCGATGGCCAACGAGTTGGTGGATGCAATTCTCAGTTCTACTGAAACGAGGTTTAAAGGAGAGAAGTCATGAATCATTTTCAGGACTTAGAATATTTATGGTCATGTCAGTTTCTTTACTTTCTGGTCTCTTGTGGTGGCATTCTCGCGTTTTCCATATACAAGATcag GTgggtcttttgttctttttctcgATCTTCTGGGGATTCTTTCCTCTCTTCAATGCCATTTTCACTTTTCCTCAAGAACGACCAATGCTTATAAAAGAGCGATCCTCTGGAATCTACAGACTCTCCTCTTACTATATAGCAAGAACAGTTGGCGATTTACCAATGGAACTCATTCTTCCAACGATCTTTGTCACAATCACATATTGGATGGGAGGTCTTAAGCCATCCTTAACCACATTTCTCTTGACTCTTATGATCGTTCTCTATaatgttctagtggctcaaGGCGTAGGGTTAGCTCTAGGAGCAATCTTGATGGACGCAAAGAAAGCAGCGACATTGTCTTCGGTGTTAATGCTAGTTTTCTTACTAGCCGGAGGATACTATATTCAACATATACCAGGTTTCATCGCATGGTTGAAGTATGTTTCATTTAGCCATTATTGCTACAAGCTTCTTGTTGGGGTTCAATACTCATGGGATGAGGTTTATGAATGTGGATCGGGGTTGCATTGTAgtgttatgaattatgaagGGATTAAGAATTTGAGGATTGGAAATATGATGTGGGATGTTTTGGCTCTTGCCATTATGTTGCTTCTTTATAGGGTACTTGCTTACTTAGCTCTAAGGAACTTGTGA